AGACTAAATTAGTTACTACCGAATAATTTGATTTTCCCTTCCTTGAATTATGCCATATTCCTCCATTTTCACAACTATGAGCcggctatatatatatacatgtagaTAATTGGTTTTCCCTCATCAATCCCTGCATTTGTGCTTCTTCTAATCCTTGTCCAAATTCCAAGCACACAGCAATCATCAAACCTAAGAAATGGCCTTAAGGGTTGCAGCCCTTTTCCTCCTGCTTTCAACCCCCGCAGTTTATGCTGTCCAACATGTTGTGGGAGGCCCCGGCGGGAGCTGGAGTACTGCCGGAGGTTACAGCACTTGGGCTGCTGGAGAAACCTTTAATGTTGGTGATACACTCCGTAAGTTACCTACGCGGCTTTCCAGTCTGAATAGGTTGCCAGCTATGCATGAATTTTACACTAATTAGTAccacaaattaaaattttttgcatGTAGTTGTTGTTTGATCTGTCTCAGGGTTAGAATCTTCACTTTTGTAGTTTATTGTTGTTTTTGTCATTAACGTTATTAATGTACACATCCATAAACTCATGTTGAAAGGTTCTTTAGAGGGACAGGAATTAGATGACTTGTTCTTATGGAGAACTGTCTTGTAAAATTCAGTTTTTGAGCCCATAACACAAGGGACCAGTTATAAGGCATTTCAACTAATCTGACATTTTACTTCAATTATCAGTTTTCAACTATGATACCTCTCATGGCGTTATCGAAGTAAGCAAGGATGATTATGACAACTGCAATACTGGAAATGCCCTTCAATCTTATACTGGAGGCAAAAGCAGCGTTACTTTATCCAAACCTGGTTCAATGTACTTTATTTGTCCAATACTGGGGCACTGCGGACAGGGTATGCAATTGGCTGTCAATGTCCAGGGTAGCAGCAGTCCTCCTTCTAGCTCCACCCCCACCACCCCCTCAACTCCTTCTGGTTCAACTGCACCAAGTACTTCACCAACAACATCTTCACCAAGTGCTAAAAGCTCACCATCTGGGTCCAATGGAGCTGTCAGTGGTCTTGACAGCTTAAATCATTTGATGCTCGGACTTTCGCTTGTCTTGGGAGCCCTGTTCGTTCGCGTTTAAGGGCTAGGCAAGAGGCAGTGCTTTTATCTCTGTTAATTTATTGTGAAATTATCTCTGTTGATTTTGTAATTGTAATGATTTAGGCAATAAATGACACGGTCAAGATTGCTTTTCATGTTCCTTAATCTTCATGGTAGTGCGCCATGTATGGACCACATGAGATTGTTGTAGATTCTATTGTTGATCAGTTCCATGTCAATGTCTACATTTCTTGCCCTTTAGAGCATATTTTGAACTTTGACCAAAACGCAGAAACTATAGAGTCTACAAATTGTAAAAAGTAAATTACTGCCATGATCATCTGACATTAACACCTCAATTTATTCAACATAAAACGAGGATCGAATTATCGTGGATTCAAATATATACAAGTATTGCCACCCCCACCAAACTGAAATTAGATAGAATTAATTACATGGGGGGTGGATTAGACCACCGTCTCTTCATTTCAGATTTCCACCTGACCTCCTTGAGTTTCCCATCTGTTCCGTAATCCCTTTCCATCACAAGATTTATCCCCTCGTCAGAATACCACCCAACTCCAACACAAAGGATGCCATCCTTATTCACATCAACATAGCCTGTGACGCCTCCTGGCAGCCAGAGGATGGTAACATCCTGCATGTCTAGCATCTCTTCCTCCCCAAAGTAAACTGAATGTTCAGGCAGGCTTCTCTTCTTTAGGGTTTCTGTGCAGAGGTACACGTAAGGTGCACCATGGCATTCCTCTAACATGATGTCTTCACCATAGATAGGTGTGGCGCTCACCTCAAACACTTTCCATGAGCCAATTAATTCTGATGGTTGAACTCTTTCCCTCTGAGAAAATGGCTGCAAGTCTACCTCCAGCTCACTGCCAATCAGAACTCAAAAATTACAAGGCATAAAAAGCACTATTTCTTATTCATAATATGGACTCCTTTTGGAAAAATGTATAAAGATCATAGAAGTGGAAATGGGCGTCAAAGGGCTTATGCTATGATTACAAAAGATTCTTTAgtttgggggaaaaaaagacAAACGGTAATTATAGGAACAGAACAACCCAAAAACAAGAAAGCACTTAAAAGAAGTGCAACTAAGAATTCAATACAACTGGAAAGAAGTGGAATATAAGCTACCTTTCATCAGGGATACTAGCAGGACTATCCCACTGTTCTTCATAAACAGCAACCCTCATTATTTGGATGTCTGAACCCCCATTACCAAATTCTATTGTATGAACAATCCGCAATCTTTTATGGGAACCTTTAACCAAACACTACAAGAAAGCAGGGAAAGAGAAAATACATCAACATACTTCTTAGTGGCAGAGTAATCTAAAAAGAGAAGTTGTGTATGGAATTGACTGCTGAAAGTTCCCCAGAAGACAGGAGATATAATGCTATACTGCAAAATGAGTTTCATAATCCGTTCTCAAAATAACTAAAATGAACaccattcctttttttttttcaagggcACTAAAGCAGAAAGTACATAATTCAAACAAGATGCACACAAAATTTAGGCAAAATGATGAAGCATAAatatatcattctctacaagaTCAATTATATGACCTGCACCGTGAGGCAGCTGTTATTATCCCATCATATACTGAAAACCAACAATCTCACCACCAGCTAAGAGCCTATCTGACATTGAATTACCTGCCAATTTAAGCCACGTAGATACCAGAATCCACTTTAACCTTGCAGGGGCATTAGCCTACTCTTCAGAGAGAACATCAAGCATTTCTAATGTAGATATACAACTGGTGACAACATGCACAGAATCGCCACTTCGTGCAAATATTACGGAGTTTAGGAGAAGTCTTTCTGGCTGCAAGCCTACACAATAAACCTATTTCTTCTTGAAGTCCATTAACATCCAATGCATCATTTTCATCCTTGACGAACAAAATTCAGGCACTCACATAAAGCACAGGTAAAAATCATCTTTTGTGCACCGAATTTTCAATGAAATCTAAGAAGCTCATTTACAAATCCCTGATTGGAATTTATAAAAATCATTCTTAGGTAAAAAGAAAGGACCTGTGCTGACCTTCTTTAGCTTTTCTTCGACTAACCAGAATTATAACAGAACTTAAAGTAATCTCTGATAGATCTAAACCAACAAAGCAACTGGAAGTCTTCTGCAGGAAAGCTAATCCCAAACTAGTTAGgagaattattttatttctataAAACCAGGAAGCATTACACAATATTTGCTTCATAAACCAGGAAACATGCCTCCTCCATGTGTTATGGGCTTTGTGGTTCATTCTATGAGTTCAGTCATTTATTTCTGTTGCCACCCAACCATTTCAACACTATCAATGAGtaccaaatttcagatttaactTATTCTCTGTTATGACAAAGGAACCACACTGACATCTCTTAATCCTCTGGCATTAAAATTGTGGACATCAAAGGACTTTACTAGTTTTACTGAAGCATGGAGTTTGGATAGACTATTATTTGAGTAACAGTGATGAAGCTCATTATAGGTAATAATTTAACAGAAGTTTGAGCAAGCAAGACATCCAAAAAGAATGTTAGACAGCCTTACTTGTTCAAATTTGTAAGTTGGAGAAAGGAAATATTTGGACTCATCAAATTCGCCAACCCGGATGTCAACCGGGCCTCTTGAATATGATCCATCCTGCCAATGTACCATCATAGAATTTCGCAGAAATATTAGTAAATCACAGAGTTGTACAGCGAGAACTTAAATATTCAACTACAGTTTGATACACtattaggaaaagaaaatgaagtttttgtTTATTCTCATGTTATTAGAGGACTTCATAATTCTTTTGCTCTTACAGGGGAAGGAAATGGAGTGCAGAAAACCAAGGTATTTGCACCTCAAAGATAACAAGACCAGGTTCTATTCCCATGACATCTTCTTCCATAATGTCACTCCTTCCAAAATTGAAAGCCtcaaattttggcaaattgtGAGTTGAAAATCTATTGGATGTCTCTTTCCTGGACAAAGAAGCCTGCCCATTGTCAGACCTCGCATGACGCATATATTCACCTTCATTTAACTGTGGAATTTCACCATAAGGATTCAGTGTGACCCAATTTATTCGCCTTTTGATTTGAGTAGTCTGTTCCCCAGAAGCAGATGGGACTGCTTCCACACGAGACAAAGTATAACAGTCAAATAGGTTCTCATTCTTGTTCCCAATGTCAATTGGCTCCATCTCTGCAGTGAAGGGAGAAAAAACAGCTCCCACTCCCTTCCATATCCCACTGAGACTACTTGCAAATGTATGCCATGCTGGGCGAATCACAGGTTCCTGAAAAAAGAACACCAATCAAGATGCATATTGCACTACATTCTAACAAAATTTCAGTAGTTAGGTCCTTCAGCTACACGTTTTGTCACATGACTTCAGAACTCCAATTTCATAAATTCCATTAGGTGATTTTCTTATAGTACATCTTGAACATCACCTGAATTCCCATTTGTTATGGTGTCATACTAAATATCGCTTCGAACTTGGATTGTAATTAGAGAAACAGAGACAACCAATACTTCCACCTCGTTGTCATAGCCtgaaatccattcatttgaaagtttGGTTCTAGTTTTGTCTCTCAAACTCCAACAGCAAAATAGACTTTGCCAATCAATGTAAAATTAACAATGTACTTGGATTACTCCATAAATGATTATAGACAATTGGTAAAAATGGTGAGGAGATAAAAATTTAGAATCTTTCTTTAGGTCCCACCATTAGCAATCTACATGCACTACAATACCATATGAAAACACGCTCCACTATAAATTTAAAGGACCTAGGATATATGACCTTTAAAATTACCAAATTATCATACACATTCGTTCACCATCACAAAGCTCAGATAACCCCTTTAAACCCTTCATAAACACAATGTACATCAGCCCATTGTTCATTTCAAACCATTCAGCAAACATTCAGAAATGtggaaaaaaaggaaaccaGGGTCATTCAAATCTAAATGACCTATTCTATACCATCAATAGAAACCTAGGGAACCCCACCTCACATATATATCATATGGTACTTATGGAGACACCCTCACAAGCCACATTCTTGCATACATATCGATCAAAACATATGAATATTCCAATTGTTGTATCATCGATAAATCTATTGGTGCACTGCAGGTAATTCACAGTAATTGAGATATAATAAAATACTGCTAGTTTTGTAGAATATACCTGAGTTTGTAAAACAGTTTCAACCTCCACTAACATAGCACCAGAAACCATAAACCTACTATTTCTGTTACCCACATTTCTTTTCCTACCATCAGCAACCcctcctcttttcttcttcctgcgcttcatttttcccttttctttctctgcTTCTGCCATTTCGTTATCCACACTCCATACATTCTCCTTCCCCCCCGCCGCCGCCTGCTTCACTAATATCAATCTTCCCCTATCATTCAATTTCCGATCATTGCCATCAAAATTGCACGACATTGAGGGGTAAGAATTGAATTTACGAGCTGATGAAAATGATGTTGAAGAAGGAGAGGAAGAAGGGTAGAAAGCGTGGTGTTGATGTGTGAAGCCAGTGATGGTTTTGCAGGCATTTATACAAGGAGATTGCATTTCTCAAGGAATTTAATCGGATTGATTGAAttggtttctagggttttaggATTTTGGGAAAGTTGAATTCAATTTGTTGTGGCGAGACTTCTCTCGAACTGTCATTGAAGggaaaaattgacaaaaaaaaaaaaaaacaaaaggaatgaagaaaacgaaaaaaaaaaaaaaagggaaaaatgagttttctgcAGTCTTCGCTGGTGCAGGTGTGTGATGGGGACCACAGGTTTATCTGGATTCACAAGTAATACTGGcgtaatttgaaatttatttatgatccaaaagagaaaaaaaaaaaaagagtaagagCCTATTATTgtgaaacaaaattttcaattttaatgTCTTTAGTTAAATCcagtttcttcctttttttttttttgaggaataaATCCAGTTTCTTTACAATTCAAGTGACAATAATATCTCTTATGTTTTATACTTTTCTACATGAATTAAAATACACAATGATCACATATTTCTCATTATCCTACAATTACATTATGGAGTAACCCAAATGATCTGCGGGCTGGCTTAAATATATGTTTctcaattccattttaaaataaaatatactaCAAtagtacccaaaaaaaattctttttttgggATAACATGAGAATAACCAAATAGTAgtatcttttattttaattctacGTATATTGCACAAGAacagatttttgttttgttcAAATCAGGGAAAAGTGTAGGTAATAATTATTTGTAACACTTTTAACTATCAGACTCGGGATTCAAATCCTGAACCTTCAACTTAGAAGTAGAAAGATAGACATGTCTTTAACTACGAAAACAGAAACTCGAGAAAATGTTGCAAAAACCATGAAAAATTGCACCAATCATGCCATTGCCATCATGCGAACTTGCATTTGCATCATGCAATAGCCAATAAATGGTCCATCGCAAGTCAAGTTTCAATTGAAAATCGTAAAAGTACAAGCCATGAAAACTGTCCTCTCCATGCCATTGCCATCACAAGGTGTTAAGAATGCCAACACCATCTCGATACATCTCAAAATCGACAGTCTACTTCATCAACCAAACACATTTCACGTAGActtgataaaattattttactttcTTAATAGAACATACCTGAATACATTGCTGCCTATCTATATCTAGATATAAATTAACCAGGTTACAGCCACTGTCTCTAGCCCAGAAAGGATGATTGCAAGTTAAAACCGCTAATGCTATTAGGAGGAGGCATGAGAAAGGTAAAAGAGAATGGCGGCCATCAACACCGGGAAGACGAGAAAGACAACGGACGGAGGCGGTTGTGGCGGACCGGGAGCCATCATCAACGGCACAAACACCAGGCACATCACCACCAGCAGCATAATCACGACGGAGCCCATCCCCCAACCATGCCGCTGCTCCACTGCTCTCCCCATATTGGTTGCCGACTAGCTGCTGCTAATTAATCAGATGGATGTTAATGTATGAAATGGTTGATTGGTACCCTGTGATTATTTATGTAGTTGGTGCCTCTTCCTGGAGAGGACACAACGGTTGGTTTCAGTATTGGCCACTTTCGGCGGGCTAGGGGTGCAAGAATTTGCAGGCTGTTGATGCTAATTACTGCTTAAAATTACAAGGTTTCAGTTAATATAATCAGACGCATCCCTAATCTCAAACTTTTCCCTCCTTACTATTTAATTATGTCTTCTAAGAAAATGTTAATGCCGTAAATTAGCGACACGACCACATTGTGCCTATGTACGTGTCTGCATTAATCATGagaagaatatatatatatatcaccaAAAAAgattttcagattttttttcttttttaaaatattttataatccCATTAGATAATCATTTTCAGAATTTATATCCAGTAGCTGGTTGAAATGTATTCAATAATGATAATGGCCTATAAGTTAAATGATTGAAGTTGTTACAAATGTAAGGTTTAAAAACATTTTATTTCGCTATGAAAATCAAATGATATAAATTTTAACTTGAGTATATGATATTCAAAAGGAACTAGGCTGCTAAATACAAATGGGTATGGTGAGTCGAGCAACCCTCTCATGAACAATCTGAATGGATGAAGTTGAACAAGAAAACCTAAAGAAACGACATGGCCCGATCCTAGAAACAGTCAGGCATTCGGGCATAACATATACACCCTCTGTTCTATTTTGATAGTTCTcgttttttttcacacagtttaagaaaaagtaattaattttgtaggaaaaacaaatttagattgctatttttctaaaatactcttacattaaataaagttggcttttcatatatcaacatgttttgaaaaatctaaatgcattaaatggggtaggttatATTCAATATTaacaatctatattaaataaggtagtttatagtaataacaacttacattgaataagggtattttagagaaattaaaagacacctacattcttcaattggaagatggattacaatttgggacagacgaaaaggaaaacatgactattaaaatgggacggagggagtatgagAAATACACAAAAAGCACTACAAATTTGTTTATCGTATCCAAAGGTGCATCAACAGTTCAAAGAAAGGACAATTTGTTTGCAAACTTATCAGCAATTTTACCATGCTTGTGATTCGTGTTTACAGCTTCTTCGAGTGGTGCTAAACAATTCTTGGAAAAATTGATTCAAATGCTAAAAACTGGTGCTATCTGAGCTCTCCAAAACCACACTATAGAGCCATGGCAGTAGAACAAAAGTCAAGGTACACCGTGATGCACCCCTTCACCATCATATATGGCTGAATAACCTCGTCACGTGCAACAAATGGTAGTACCTAGATTAATTATACAGCTAGTTTGTTAGATTTGGTTGACAGTAatagaagtaaaaaaaaaaaaaagaagaagacatgCTCACCAGCAGCAAGACAACAGGTAAATAATGGAAAGAAAATCGGTGTAAAAGCTGAAAGGATGTGGTGAATGGTTGCCATCCTTACAGTTACGGACAACCATGTCCTGGCTATATGCCGCTACGTACAAAGTCAGCCGCAGAATGCAGATACCAAGACTGAAACAGATTCAGGAGC
This portion of the Coffea arabica cultivar ET-39 chromosome 2e, Coffea Arabica ET-39 HiFi, whole genome shotgun sequence genome encodes:
- the LOC113732013 gene encoding uncharacterized protein, whose translation is MQSPCINACKTITGFTHQHHAFYPSSSPSSTSFSSARKFNSYPSMSCNFDGNDRKLNDRGRLILVKQAAAGGKENVWSVDNEMAEAEKEKGKMKRRKKKRGGVADGRKRNVGNRNSRFMVSGAMLVEVETVLQTQEPVIRPAWHTFASSLSGIWKGVGAVFSPFTAEMEPIDIGNKNENLFDCYTLSRVEAVPSASGEQTTQIKRRINWVTLNPYGEIPQLNEGEYMRHARSDNGQASLSRKETSNRFSTHNLPKFEAFNFGRSDIMEEDVMGIEPGLVIFEDGSYSRGPVDIRVGEFDESKYFLSPTYKFEQCLVKGSHKRLRIVHTIEFGNGGSDIQIMRVAVYEEQWDSPASIPDESELEVDLQPFSQRERVQPSELIGSWKVFEVSATPIYGEDIMLEECHGAPYVYLCTETLKKRSLPEHSVYFGEEEMLDMQDVTILWLPGGVTGYVDVNKDGILCVGVGWYSDEGINLVMERDYGTDGKLKEVRWKSEMKRRWSNPPPM
- the LOC113732014 gene encoding mavicyanin codes for the protein MALRVAALFLLLSTPAVYAVQHVVGGPGGSWSTAGGYSTWAAGETFNVGDTLLFNYDTSHGVIEVSKDDYDNCNTGNALQSYTGGKSSVTLSKPGSMYFICPILGHCGQGMQLAVNVQGSSSPPSSSTPTTPSTPSGSTAPSTSPTTSSPSAKSSPSGSNGAVSGLDSLNHLMLGLSLVLGALFVRV